In the Schaalia hyovaginalis genome, AATGGGCGACCGTCCACGGCCGTCACCGCTACGGAACGCCCCGCGGCCCCGTCGAGGAGGCCCTGGCGCGCGGCGAGCGTGTCCTCCTCGAGATCGATCTCGATGGCGCGCGCCAAGTGCGGGCGAGCATGCCCCAAGCCCAGTTCGTCTTCCTCGCCCCGCCGAGTTGGGACGCCCTCGTCGCCCGACTCGTGGGCAGGGGCACCGAGGACGAGGAGGAGCGGCTGCGGCGCCTGGAGACCGCGAAGATCGAACTCGCGGCCGAGGAGGAATTCGACACGACTGTGATCAACGACGACCTCGATCGCACCGTCTCGGAACTGGCCCAGGTCATGGGCCTGGAGTAGACTGGCTGCTCGTGGCCGAACGGCCG is a window encoding:
- the gmk gene encoding guanylate kinase, translated to MTPPRLTVLAGPTAVGKGTVVQALRELHPELVVSVSATTRPPRPGEVDGVHYRFLSDDEFDELIASDGMLEWATVHGRHRYGTPRGPVEEALARGERVLLEIDLDGARQVRASMPQAQFVFLAPPSWDALVARLVGRGTEDEEERLRRLETAKIELAAEEEFDTTVINDDLDRTVSELAQVMGLE